Proteins from a single region of Chlorocebus sabaeus isolate Y175 chromosome 25, mChlSab1.0.hap1, whole genome shotgun sequence:
- the OR2AK2 gene encoding olfactory receptor 2AK2 — MNVSDVICFDILVSAMKAENQSFGTDFLLVGLFQYDWTNSLLFVIIATLFTVALTGNIMLIHLIRLDTRLHTPMYFLLSQLSIIDLMYISTTVPKMVVNFLSQSKTVTFMGCEIQAYVFLALGGTEALLLGFMSYDRYVAICHPLHYSILMSKKICCLMVACAWASGSINAFIHTMYVFQLPFCRSRLINHFFCEVPALLSLVCQDTSHYEYTVLLSGLIILLLPFLAILASYARVLIVVFQMSSGKGQAKAVSTCSSHLIVASLFYATTLATYTKPHSLRSPTRDKVVAVFYTIITPLLNPFIYSLRNKEVTGAMRRLLG, encoded by the coding sequence ATGAACGTTTCAGATGTCATCTGCTTTGATATTTTGGTTTCAGCCATGAAAGCAGAAAATCAAAGTTTTGGGACAGATTTTCTACTTGTTGGTCTTTTCCAATACGACTGGACAAACTCTCTTCTCTTTGTCATCATTGCCACCCTCTTTACAGTTGCTCTGACAGGAAATATCATGCTGATTCACCTCATTCGGTTGGACACCAGACTCCACACTCCAATGTACTTTCTGCTCAGTCAACTCTCCATCATTGACCTCATGTACATCTCCACCACCGTGCCCAAGATGGTGGTCAACTTCCTTTCACAGAGTAAGACCGTTACATTTATGGGCTGTGAGATTCAAGCGTATGTGTTCTTGGCCCTTGGTGGAACTGAAGCCCTTCTCCTTGGTTTTATGTCTTATGATCGCTATGTAGCTATCTGTCATCCTTTACATTATTCTATACTTATGAGCAAGAAGATCTGCTGTCTCATGGTTGCATGTGCATGGGCCAGTGGTTCTATCAACGCTTTCATACATACAATGTATGTGTTTCAACTTCCATTCTGTAGGTCTCGGCTCATTAACCACTTTTTCTGTGAAGTTCCAGCTCTACTGTCATTGGTGTGTCAGGACACCTCCCATTATGAGTATACAGTCCTCCTGAGTGGACTTATTATCCTGCTGCTACCATTCCTGGCCATTCTGGCTTCCTATGCTCGTGTGCTTATTGTGGTATTCCAGATGAGCTCGGGAAAAGGACAGGCAAAAGCTGTTTCCACTTGTTCCTCCCACCTGATTGTGGCAAGCCTGTTCTATGCAACCACTCTTGCTACCTACACGAAGCCACACTCCTTGCGTTCCCCTACACGGGACAAGGTGGTGGCAGTATTTTACACCATCATCACACCGCTACTGAACCCATTTATCTATAGCCTGCGAAATAAGGAAGTCACAGGGGCAATGAGAAGACTGTTGGGATAA